A genomic segment from Bos taurus isolate L1 Dominette 01449 registration number 42190680 breed Hereford chromosome 1, ARS-UCD2.0, whole genome shotgun sequence encodes:
- the LOC101907950 gene encoding keratin-associated protein 21-1-like: MSGMLCHLLIVYKGPWEGEDTHTSETSPCNPPESASLDNMCCNYCGNSCGYGCGNSYSCGLSPYYDYGYGTRYGCGYGTGCGYGSGYGRGLSSYYGCGYSSRYGCGYGTRYGCGYGSCCGCGYGSGYHSYRPVCYRRCYPSCC; this comes from the coding sequence ATGAGTGGTatgctctgccacttactgatAGTATATAAAGGTCCATGGGAAGGAGAAGACACACACACTTCAGAAACATCGCCTTGCAATCCACCTGAATCTGCTTCCCTCGACAACATGTGTTGTAACTACTGCGGCAACTCCTGTGGCTATGGCTGTGGAAACAGCTATAGCTGTGGATTGAGCCCCTATTATGACTATGGTTATGGAACCAGATATGGCTGTGGATATGGGACTGGCTGTGGATATGGTTCAGGATATGGCCGTGGATTGAGCTCCTATTATGGCTGTGGATACAGCTCCCGTTATGGCTGTGGTTATGGAACCAGATATGGCTGTGGATACGGCTCCTGCTGTGGCTGTGGATATGGCTCTGGCTACCACAGTTACAGGCCAGTCTGCTACAGGAGATGTTATCCTTCTTGCTGCTAG